In the genome of Pempheris klunzingeri isolate RE-2024b chromosome 11, fPemKlu1.hap1, whole genome shotgun sequence, one region contains:
- the hoxc13a gene encoding homeobox protein Hox-C13a produces the protein MTTSLVLHPRWADTLMYVYEKSPNENNQNKSQTMEGLSGNCPATHCRDLMSHPALGRHSGTIATHQGSVYSDISSPDTGRQCPAPQTSSSASLSYGYPFGNPYYGCRLSHSHNVNLQQKPCSYHPADKYAEPSTALPTEELSTRAKEFAFYPSFASSYQAVPGYLDVSVVPSISAHPEPRHDALIPMEGYQHWALSNGWDGQVYCSKEQTQSTHLWKSPFPDVVPLQPEVSSYRRGRKKRVPYTKIQLKELEKEYAASKFITKDKRRRISAATNLSERQVTIWFQNRRVKEKKFVSKSKSNHMHTT, from the exons ATGACGACTTCGCTGGTTCTGCATCCACGCTGGGCGGACACCTTGATGTACGTTTATGAAAAAAGCCCGAATGAAAACAACCAGAATAAAAGCCAAACAATGGAGGGACTGAGCGGTAATTGCCCTGCGACCCACTGCAGGGACCTGATGTCGCACCCCGCGCTGGGACGACATTCTGGCACCATAGCGACCCACCAGGGCTCCGTCTACTCGGATATTTCTTCCCCAGACACCGGCCGGCAGTGCCCCGCTCCTCAGACATCTTCCAGTGCATCTTTGAGCTACGGTTATCCCTTTGGAAACCCATATTACGGCTGTAGATTATCTCATTCGCACAACGTGAACTTGCAGCAGAAGCCTTGCTCGTACCATCCCGCAGACAAATATGCCGAGCCCAGCACAGCGCTGCCCACGGAAGAACTGTCTACCAGGGCCAAAGAGTTTGCCTTCTACCCGAGTTTCGCCAGCTCATATCAGGCTGTTCCCGGATACCTCGACGTGTCGGTGGTGCCCAGTATCAGTGCCCATCCTGAGCCGCGGCACGACGCCTTGATCCCCATGGAGGGCTACCAGCACTGGGCTCTCTCCAATGGCTGGGATGGGCAGGTGTACTGCTCCAAAGAGCAAACGCAGTCAACTCATCTTTGGAAATCACCTTTTCCAG atGTTGTGCCATTGCAGCCTGAGGTCAGCAGTTATCGGCGTGGGCGTAAAAAGCGCGTCCCCTACACCAAGATCcagctgaaggagctggagaaggagtaCGCAGCCAGCAAGTTCATCACCAAAGACAAGAGAAGGCGCATCTCGGCCGCCACCAACCTCTCAGAACGTCAAGTCACCATCTGGTTTCAAAACCGACGAGTCAAGGAGAAAAAATTTGTCAGTAAATCCAAGAGCAATCACATGCACACCACTTGA